The nucleotide window ACAAAGGCTTCGTGGAACTGTGCGggccccctctccttcctctcgGTTTCCATGCGGACGGGTCTCCAGTGGCCGCGCATGTTAAGCTGCCTCCGTGGGCGGCTAGCAGCGAGGACTTTGTACGTCAACATCGAGCAGCCCTCGAGAGCGATGTCGTCTCCGCGTCTCTCCACTTATGGATCGACCTCGTCTTCGGCATTGCGCAGACTGGCGAGCAGGCGCGTGCGGCGGATAATCTATTTCACCCCTTCTCGTACCCGCAGTGTGGCAGACAGTTGAGCGTGCCTGGACTATACCTCTCATCCCGGGAGTACGCGAGAGAGTTCGGAAACGTGCCGATTCAACTCTTCGCTGACCTGCATCCGCCACGCTCGAGGCTTGTGCACACCCTTGTGTGCACGGCAGAAGCCTTAGAAGCGTGCGGATGCGCGACCAAATCTGCCAATCAGCAGTGCCTATTGCACAtgatggaggagctgcagttCATTGAGGACGCGACGGACACGGTCGTCGCGTCGGcggacgcagacgacgaaggcACGCATGGTTtgcccacgcacgcagcagatCTCACCGTCATTTCTACCACCTCGCTGTCTTGCCGCTCAGCTCGTTTCGTCACACTTGGCCACAGTCAAGCCGATCCCGCCACCTCACCGACGGCCGTCCTGCTTGTCGTTGCCAGTGATCAGCGTACGGCGACGCTATTCGACGTCGCGACGGGCAAGCGCATTCGCTCCTTCCCCGACTTTGATGGcctcatcaccgccaccgctttTCACGACGGCCACATGTTTGTTTTCACAGAGAGCACCAGTTGTTACGTTCTGTCGCTCACCTCGAACGCCGTGGCGCACTTCACCGCTGAGGTGATGCCTGCACCTGTCCTCCACGCTTGCTTCGCATCACAGTTGGTCGTTCTTGCGGACTCCAACGCACAACTTTCGGGCTGGGcactgcagcgcggcacctCGCCGCTACTCTTTGAGTCGCCACTTTCATTTACGTGCGAGGCCTCCTCGCGGGTCGCGTGCATCGGCTCCTCTGCGGATGGCGACACCgttgtcgccgccaccgaaCAGTTGGAAGTCTTTGTTTGTCGCGGAGGCACGTGTTACGAGTGCATGCTTCAACAGGCGCCGGCTTCATCAACGGTGCTGCACATCATGCCGGCAGATCGGCTCACCCGCTTCTGGGTGTTCTTTCTCGAGGAGGCCGCTCTCTATGACCTTGGAGGtcttccgctgcggcgtATTGTCACCACTGCCGCGTCTATTGTGACGTGCCCTCGGCTGGGCTACCAGCTCTACCCGCTCTGCGTCAACATGGACAACGGGGCACTTGAGGTgttccagctgctgcacactgGAGAGCGCGCCGTAtcgctgcggtgcagctggCTGCGGTCTCTGCAGCTTTCGTCCGCCGGCAACCTCGTCGCCTTCGTAGGCACCGCCCTTGTCAATTGCGAGCCGTCACTCGTCCTTACGATGGCCGCACTGGCGGCTCAGCCGACAGGGTGAGCCACCTCCTGTGGTGAGACATACCAGCGTCTCCAGCCTCTCGACCATGTCTGCCGCGCCTCGCGTTTGTGCGACTGGGTCTTGAGCTGTTTGTTTCTGTGGTGtggtttctctctcttccgaGGCCTGCATTAGAGGCCCATCGAACAAGAGAGTTTGTTCAGCAGCATCAGAAAAAGGCAAGCACCACAGCTGCTTGGCCTCTGCGGGCGTGTGTTGTGTGAGCCGACCTCTCATGACGGATGCAGCACACAGAATCTTGCGCTGTTTTGCACGCGTATCCGAGCCCCTATGTAGCGAGCGGCCAGCATCACGGCGGCCATTATTTTAAATCCTCTTCTGTGTGTGGTCCTCAGATCGCGGGGGACACCTCAGCGCGCTTTCAGCGTTCAGTGGCCCCCTAAACTCTGTGGGAGTCGAGAAGTTCATCTgtccctgccaatgccgagccacttctTGTGATGACAGGTTGAAATGCCTGAGACGTGGGATGGGGTCTTAGCGctgtatcgctgctgatgtcggcgtCCATGTTCTGGACGGCGTTGGgtcggagcggcctgcgacgGTGAA belongs to Leishmania mexicana MHOM/GT/2001/U1103 complete genome, chromosome 23 and includes:
- a CDS encoding neutral sphingomyelinase activation associated factor-like protein, with protein sequence MRLRRSRLTLYWLKDKEWFLGEDQCVRPPSGWRSLLGTATEGTLSLASEHLFFDDGGPNVVIFPLSRVANAAVHRCDEHISVTFTCKNALQREVLTPPTGNHSVPGICRPHPNKETWVFHFPRTSEWVAESLRSLFTRHRIEDILSRREVALQSASSVVSFCARRQVPMREQRGVLYIGGADLVFEPLFPLPAHGVVRLDRRQCRHTFARWIIFEAVGLDVYTSESTAATPALSLIFNNSRERNEAAHLLAERLGVPPYRVSIQAISEAWRNHTMPNYEYLLHLNKWASRCANDVFQYPIFPWVLADYTSSELDISQPSTFRDLSKPIGALSPSRLALLQERADFLRETEEPAYLYSTHYSSAAIVAYYLVRPQPEFQLSLQGGTLDVPERIMESIPQLWNSVTTNSSNFRELIPQFFNKGFVELCGPPLLPLGFHADGSPVAAHVKLPPWAASSEDFVRQHRAALESDVVSASLHLWIDLVFGIAQTGEQARAADNLFHPFSYPQCGRQLSVPGLYLSSREYAREFGNVPIQLFADLHPPRSRLVHTLVCTAEALEACGCATKSANQQCLLHMMEELQFIEDATDTVVASADADDEGTHGLPTHAADLTVISTTSLSCRSARFVTLGHSQADPATSPTAVLLVVASDQRTATLFDVATGKRIRSFPDFDGLITATAFHDGHMFVFTESTSCYVLSLTSNAVAHFTAEVMPAPVLHACFASQLVVLADSNAQLSGWALQRGTSPLLFESPLSFTCEASSRVACIGSSADGDTVVAATEQLEVFVCRGGTCYECMLQQAPASSTVLHIMPADRLTRFWVFFLEEAALYDLGGLPLRRIVTTAASIVTCPRLGYQLYPLCVNMDNGALEVFQLLHTGERAVSLRCSWLRSLQLSSAGNLVAFVGTALVNCEPSLVLTMAALAAQPTG